The following proteins are co-located in the Phyllostomus discolor isolate MPI-MPIP mPhyDis1 chromosome 1, mPhyDis1.pri.v3, whole genome shotgun sequence genome:
- the SPARCL1 gene encoding SPARC-like protein 1 isoform X1 produces the protein MKTVIFFLYVLGTAAAIPTNARFLSGYSQPTADSLSSIQQDEVLVTPDSTTVPILRAEDAENDKETAASVEVHPNIKAEKSSVQKLKEENHDQPADQDQSHSQELGLHGQEESESAFLENSEYTPTESALDLKVDVSEPQKKKLVENIDFLALNVSSIVDSDQQESITETEKKQEQLTIDSHPHLNRSSEHGEDLSDQENHQQDPNIPNGEEEGEKGPGAVGTHNDNQERETESPPEHSNSKQEEDSTQSDDILEEFNQPTQVSKMQKDDLEQVHQEQEQGNSNEEMEEETISKINKHNQDTEWQSQEGKVGLEVISNTEEMEKKTVSESLFIEPTNDGDDGPRHSASEDYFIPSEAFQEAERATSNYHHIKHEEQRERAHENENVGTSEPGESQGAKKAESSLNEDESSSEGSMRVYNVDSCMNFQCKRGHMCQADQQGKPHCVCQDPATCPPSKLLDQVCGTDNETYTSSCHLFAAKCRLEGTKKGHQLQLDYFGACKSIPPCTDFEVTQFPLRMRDWLKNILIQLYESDPKHTGYLNEKQRNKVKKIYLDEKRLLPGNHSIDLLLRDFKKNYHMYVYPVHWQFSELDQNPMDRVLTRSELAPLRASLVPMEHCITRFFNECDPNKDKHITLKEWGHCFGLKEEDIDENLLF, from the exons ATGAagactgtgatttttttcctgtatgttttGGGAACTGCAGCTGCAATCCCG ACAAATGCAAGGTTCTTATCTGGCTATTCCCAGCCAACTGCTGATTCCTTGAGTTCCATACAACAGGATGAAGTGTTAGTAACACCTGACAGCACTACAGTGCCCATTTTAAGGGCTGAAGATGCAGAAAATGACAAGGAAACTGCAGCATCTGTAGAAGTCCATCCCAACATTAAG gcTGAAAAATCTTCAGTACAAAAGTTGAAGGAAGAAAACCATGACCAGCCAGCGGATCAGGACCAGAGTCACAGCCAAGAGCTGGGATTACATGGTCAAGAGGAAAGCGAAAGTGCCTTTCTTGAGAATTCAGAGTACACACCAACTGAAAGTGCATTGGACCTAAAAGTAGATGTGAGTGaacctcaaaagaaaaaacttgtAGAGAACATTGATTTCCTTGCTCTTAATGTTAGTTCCATTGTAGATTCTGACCAACAAGAAAgcatcacagaaacagaaaaaaaacaagaacagctTACAATTGATTCACATCCTCATTTGAACAGGAGTAGCGAACATGGTGAAGACCTAAGTGATCAAGAAAACCACCAGCAAGATCCAAACATTCCcaatggagaagaggaaggtgaAAAAGGGCCAGGTGCAGTTGGTACCCACAATGATAACcaagaaagggagacagaatcTCCCCCAGAGCATTCTAACAGCAAGCAGGAAGAAGACAGTACCCAATCTGATGatattttggaagagtttaaCCAACCAACCCAAGTAAGCAAGATGCAGAAAGATGATCTTGAGCAGGTTCACCAAGAACAAGAACAGGGTAACTCCAatgaagaaatggaagaggaaactatttcaaaaatcaataaacacaatcaaGATACTGAATGGCAGAGCCAAGAGGGAAAAGTTGGCCTTGAAGTTATCAGTAACAcagaggagatggagaaaaagaCTGTTTCTGAGTCTTTGTTCATAGAGCCCactaatgatggtgatgatggcccCAGACACAGTGCAAGTGAAGACTATTTCATCCCAAGTGAGGCCTTCCAGGAGGCTGAAAGGGCTACTTCCAATTACCATCACATCAAACATGAGGAGCAAAGAGAAAGAGCACATGAGAATGAGAATGTAGGTACCAGTGAACCTGGAGAATCCCAAGGG GCCAAAAAAGCAGAGAGCTCACTGAATGAAGATGAAAGTTCAAGTGAAGGCAGCATGAGGGTGTACAATGTTG ATTCTTGCATGAATTTCCAGTGTAAAAGAGGACACATGTGTCAGGCTGACCAACAGGGAAAACCCCACTGTGTTTGCCAAGATCCAGCGACTTGCCCTCCTTCAAAGCTCCTTGACCAA GTTTGTGGGACTGACAATGAGACCTATACTAGCTCCTGCCATCTGTTTGCTGCAAAGTGCAGACTGGAGGGGACCAAAAAGGGGCACCAGCTGCAGCTGGATTATTTTGGCGCCTGCAAAT CTATTCCTCCATGTACGGACTTTGaagtgactcagtttcctctaaGAATGAGAGACTGGCTCAAGAATATCCTCATACAGCTTTATGAGTCTGACCCTAAACACACTGGATATTTAAATGAGAAGCAGAGGAATAAA GTCAAGAAAATTTACCTGGATGAAAAGAGGCTCTTGCCTGGGAACCACTCCATCGACCTTCTCTTAAGGGACTTTAAGAAAAACTACCACATGTATGTGTATCCTGTACACTGGCAATTTAGTGAACTTGACCAAAATCCTATGGACAG AGTTTTGACACGTTCTGAACTTGCTCCTTTGCGAGCCTCTCTGGTGCCCATGGAACACTGCATAACTCGCTTCTTCAATGAGTGTGACCCCAATAAAGATAAGCACATCACCCTGAAGGAGTGGGGCCACTGCTTTGGACTTAAAGAAG
- the SPARCL1 gene encoding SPARC-like protein 1 isoform X2 — MKTVIFFLYVLGTAAAIPTNARFLSGYSQPTADSLSSIQQDEVLVTPDSTTVPILRAEDAENDKETAASVEVHPNIKAEKSSVQKLKEENHDQPADQDQSHSQELGLHGQEESESAFLENSEYTPTESALDLKVDVSEPQKKKLVENIDFLALNVSSIVDSDQQESITETEKKQEQLTIDSHPHLNRSSEHGEDLSDQENHQQDPNIPNGEEEGEKGPGAVGTHNDNQERETESPPEHSNSKQEEDSTQSDDILEEFNQPTQVSKMQKDDLEQVHQEQEQGNSNEEMEEETISKINKHNQDTEWQSQEGKVGLEVISNTEEMEKKTVSESLFIEPTNDGDDGPRHSASEDYFIPSEAFQEAERATSNYHHIKHEEQRERAHENENAKKAESSLNEDESSSEGSMRVYNVDSCMNFQCKRGHMCQADQQGKPHCVCQDPATCPPSKLLDQVCGTDNETYTSSCHLFAAKCRLEGTKKGHQLQLDYFGACKSIPPCTDFEVTQFPLRMRDWLKNILIQLYESDPKHTGYLNEKQRNKVKKIYLDEKRLLPGNHSIDLLLRDFKKNYHMYVYPVHWQFSELDQNPMDRVLTRSELAPLRASLVPMEHCITRFFNECDPNKDKHITLKEWGHCFGLKEEDIDENLLF; from the exons ATGAagactgtgatttttttcctgtatgttttGGGAACTGCAGCTGCAATCCCG ACAAATGCAAGGTTCTTATCTGGCTATTCCCAGCCAACTGCTGATTCCTTGAGTTCCATACAACAGGATGAAGTGTTAGTAACACCTGACAGCACTACAGTGCCCATTTTAAGGGCTGAAGATGCAGAAAATGACAAGGAAACTGCAGCATCTGTAGAAGTCCATCCCAACATTAAG gcTGAAAAATCTTCAGTACAAAAGTTGAAGGAAGAAAACCATGACCAGCCAGCGGATCAGGACCAGAGTCACAGCCAAGAGCTGGGATTACATGGTCAAGAGGAAAGCGAAAGTGCCTTTCTTGAGAATTCAGAGTACACACCAACTGAAAGTGCATTGGACCTAAAAGTAGATGTGAGTGaacctcaaaagaaaaaacttgtAGAGAACATTGATTTCCTTGCTCTTAATGTTAGTTCCATTGTAGATTCTGACCAACAAGAAAgcatcacagaaacagaaaaaaaacaagaacagctTACAATTGATTCACATCCTCATTTGAACAGGAGTAGCGAACATGGTGAAGACCTAAGTGATCAAGAAAACCACCAGCAAGATCCAAACATTCCcaatggagaagaggaaggtgaAAAAGGGCCAGGTGCAGTTGGTACCCACAATGATAACcaagaaagggagacagaatcTCCCCCAGAGCATTCTAACAGCAAGCAGGAAGAAGACAGTACCCAATCTGATGatattttggaagagtttaaCCAACCAACCCAAGTAAGCAAGATGCAGAAAGATGATCTTGAGCAGGTTCACCAAGAACAAGAACAGGGTAACTCCAatgaagaaatggaagaggaaactatttcaaaaatcaataaacacaatcaaGATACTGAATGGCAGAGCCAAGAGGGAAAAGTTGGCCTTGAAGTTATCAGTAACAcagaggagatggagaaaaagaCTGTTTCTGAGTCTTTGTTCATAGAGCCCactaatgatggtgatgatggcccCAGACACAGTGCAAGTGAAGACTATTTCATCCCAAGTGAGGCCTTCCAGGAGGCTGAAAGGGCTACTTCCAATTACCATCACATCAAACATGAGGAGCAAAGAGAAAGAGCACATGAGAATGAGAAT GCCAAAAAAGCAGAGAGCTCACTGAATGAAGATGAAAGTTCAAGTGAAGGCAGCATGAGGGTGTACAATGTTG ATTCTTGCATGAATTTCCAGTGTAAAAGAGGACACATGTGTCAGGCTGACCAACAGGGAAAACCCCACTGTGTTTGCCAAGATCCAGCGACTTGCCCTCCTTCAAAGCTCCTTGACCAA GTTTGTGGGACTGACAATGAGACCTATACTAGCTCCTGCCATCTGTTTGCTGCAAAGTGCAGACTGGAGGGGACCAAAAAGGGGCACCAGCTGCAGCTGGATTATTTTGGCGCCTGCAAAT CTATTCCTCCATGTACGGACTTTGaagtgactcagtttcctctaaGAATGAGAGACTGGCTCAAGAATATCCTCATACAGCTTTATGAGTCTGACCCTAAACACACTGGATATTTAAATGAGAAGCAGAGGAATAAA GTCAAGAAAATTTACCTGGATGAAAAGAGGCTCTTGCCTGGGAACCACTCCATCGACCTTCTCTTAAGGGACTTTAAGAAAAACTACCACATGTATGTGTATCCTGTACACTGGCAATTTAGTGAACTTGACCAAAATCCTATGGACAG AGTTTTGACACGTTCTGAACTTGCTCCTTTGCGAGCCTCTCTGGTGCCCATGGAACACTGCATAACTCGCTTCTTCAATGAGTGTGACCCCAATAAAGATAAGCACATCACCCTGAAGGAGTGGGGCCACTGCTTTGGACTTAAAGAAG